The Microbispora sp. ZYX-F-249 genome contains a region encoding:
- a CDS encoding tellurite resistance TerB family protein, whose translation MGFFDRFRSEPGRRRAAAAHHPSGPDGRQAQAPRHAVPPQTGYPQQSPPPPTAGPWLPPGFGVSVAGLNIVGGLLYVGARLASASGQTVEPALIDPRLPVDLRRPDWTGQGLRYWPSYTSIPPDSRAAYLSWLADGRRYPHVPIGYVFLYFYGLERRALHDLRLDRSSAGHELSIIQAEVRRLLRIYGENSSFRSYAGEFDQVLDLLILASQDTRPSAGHPPEPSREVTPLRLRVGLGEFAAEGQPVPAEWALAWIRSHPDYYPRTPATRCAVQFDALFRSRYAARHRAGLMVRPGRKEVSLDYRPASAGFGGYPRLTLHGIPDVLTLAAPTRKLVALADECTTDLDAYSRFVGRFPDRQASVQAQALLPAELLDLESGGAGRAVTWARDRLGMQETALVPAEEFAALLGAPTAKPAKKDVVALAQLLAGVGIGVEPDPRMGGPVLSSGPMVLFAAPGGPTAASSDAYRAATILLHLAAAVSAADGETSEAEQRHLSDHLERALHLTQDERRRLHAHLRWLIATDVKLTGLTRRLADIDDKQRAYVAEFLTGVAAADGHISSEEVKTLSRIYRLLGLDPATVKSVLPATAPPTPAAGPVVVRQAEPEPGFAIPRPADVRTAPAAVHLDHGAIAAKLEETARVGALLGSIFVEEEPAQVPSPPPAADPVAGLDGPHSGLIRSLPDVEQLSRGEFEDLAAKWNLLPDGALDRINEAAYEMGGEPLFEGDDPIWVNRHLLGEMLT comes from the coding sequence GTGGGATTCTTCGACCGTTTTCGAAGTGAGCCGGGCCGGCGTCGAGCGGCCGCGGCGCATCACCCGTCCGGGCCCGACGGTAGGCAGGCCCAAGCTCCCCGCCACGCAGTCCCTCCTCAAACGGGATATCCGCAGCAGTCGCCTCCGCCGCCTACTGCTGGGCCTTGGCTACCGCCAGGCTTCGGGGTCAGCGTTGCGGGGCTGAACATCGTCGGCGGCCTGCTGTATGTGGGCGCCCGTCTAGCGTCAGCGTCGGGACAGACGGTCGAACCCGCGTTGATCGACCCCCGACTGCCGGTCGACCTGCGCCGTCCGGATTGGACGGGGCAGGGCTTGCGCTACTGGCCCTCGTATACGTCGATTCCGCCGGACTCGCGTGCCGCCTACCTGTCCTGGCTCGCCGATGGACGGCGCTATCCGCATGTACCCATCGGCTATGTGTTCCTCTACTTTTACGGCCTGGAACGACGGGCTCTGCATGACTTGCGTCTGGATCGTTCCAGCGCGGGCCACGAGTTGTCGATCATCCAGGCCGAGGTCCGCCGGCTTCTCCGGATCTACGGCGAGAACTCCTCCTTCCGAAGCTATGCCGGTGAGTTCGACCAAGTCCTCGACCTGCTGATCCTGGCGAGCCAGGACACGCGGCCCAGCGCCGGACATCCCCCTGAGCCTTCTCGCGAGGTGACGCCGCTCCGGCTGAGGGTGGGATTGGGGGAGTTCGCAGCGGAGGGACAACCAGTGCCCGCCGAATGGGCGTTGGCCTGGATCCGCTCCCACCCCGACTACTACCCGCGTACTCCGGCGACGCGCTGCGCCGTTCAGTTCGATGCGCTGTTCCGGTCGCGGTACGCCGCGCGTCATCGAGCGGGGCTGATGGTCCGGCCCGGACGCAAGGAAGTCTCCCTGGATTATCGGCCCGCCAGTGCCGGCTTCGGCGGGTACCCCCGGCTGACACTCCACGGCATCCCGGACGTGCTGACGCTGGCCGCGCCGACACGCAAGCTCGTGGCGTTGGCCGACGAGTGCACCACCGACTTGGATGCCTACAGCCGTTTCGTCGGACGCTTCCCGGACCGGCAGGCGAGTGTGCAGGCGCAAGCACTGCTCCCGGCGGAGTTGCTGGACCTCGAGTCGGGAGGCGCGGGCCGCGCCGTGACGTGGGCGCGGGACCGTCTGGGCATGCAGGAGACCGCTCTCGTGCCGGCGGAGGAGTTCGCGGCACTGCTGGGCGCGCCTACGGCCAAGCCGGCGAAGAAAGACGTCGTCGCTCTGGCACAACTGCTGGCCGGCGTGGGGATCGGAGTCGAGCCTGATCCGCGGATGGGGGGTCCGGTCCTGTCGAGCGGTCCCATGGTGCTTTTCGCCGCTCCGGGCGGTCCCACCGCGGCGTCCTCCGACGCCTACCGCGCCGCGACGATCCTGCTCCATCTGGCGGCGGCCGTGAGCGCCGCCGACGGGGAGACCTCGGAGGCGGAGCAGCGTCATCTGAGCGATCATCTCGAACGGGCTCTTCACCTGACGCAGGACGAACGCCGGCGCCTGCACGCGCACCTGCGCTGGCTCATCGCCACCGACGTCAAACTCACCGGCCTGACCCGGCGCCTGGCGGACATCGACGACAAACAGCGGGCCTACGTGGCGGAGTTCCTCACCGGGGTGGCCGCGGCCGACGGTCATATTTCTTCTGAAGAGGTCAAGACCCTCAGCCGTATCTACCGTCTGCTCGGGCTCGACCCTGCCACGGTGAAGTCTGTCCTGCCGGCGACCGCTCCCCCCACTCCAGCGGCCGGTCCAGTGGTCGTCCGCCAGGCCGAGCCGGAACCCGGCTTTGCAATTCCCCGCCCTGCCGACGTTCGAACTGCCCCGGCCGCCGTGCACCTCGACCACGGTGCCATCGCCGCCAAGCTTGAGGAGACGGCCAGGGTGGGAGCGTTGCTGGGCTCGATCTTCGTTGAAGAGGAACCGGCGCAGGTGCCCTCGCCGCCTCCGGCTGCCGATCCGGTCGCCGGACTGGACGGCCCGCATTCCGGCCTCATACGCAGCCTCCCTGATGTGGAGCAGTTGTCTCGGGGGGAGTTCGAGGACCTCGCGGCGAAATGGAACCTGCTCCCCGATGGAGCACTCGATCGAATCAACGAAGCCGCCTACGAGATGGGTGGTGAGCCGTTGTTCGAAGGAGACGACCCGATCTGGGTCAATCGACATCTGCTGGGAGAGATGCTCACGTGA
- a CDS encoding glycosyltransferase family 4 protein: protein MTTTPPSVRRESGRGEKVWGTACWHSRLRHRLGRRLPEVSVDLRNVSERARQALHIAMVAPPWYDIPPKGYGGIESMTADLVRGLLARGHRVTVIGAGDGVDRRTYNEPPSARIGEAFPEVVHAARAEHFLCGLAPDVVHDHSLAGPLCAPARTAPTVVTCHGNVRGELGAYYRALGTAVNLVAISWSQRASAPDLNWVAQVHNSVDFATFPFRASKEEWVLWLGRLHPDKGAHLAIEAAWAAGRSIVLAGKQTERAEQAYFREYVMPLLGQAAQYIGEADAALKRDLLSRARCLVFPVQWEEPFGMVMIEAMACGTPVVGLSRGAVPEVVLDGVTGRVRHEVGQLPLAIEEAGSLEPAAVRAYALQRFDVPVMTEAYERVYQQVFARMHGPGRPAGREG from the coding sequence GTGACCACGACTCCGCCCTCCGTACGCAGGGAGTCCGGCCGGGGTGAGAAGGTGTGGGGGACGGCATGCTGGCACAGCCGCCTGCGGCACCGCTTGGGCCGCAGGCTGCCGGAGGTCTCCGTGGACCTGCGAAACGTTTCGGAACGGGCGCGGCAGGCGTTGCACATCGCGATGGTCGCCCCGCCGTGGTACGACATCCCGCCGAAGGGGTACGGCGGCATCGAGTCGATGACGGCGGATCTCGTCCGCGGGCTGCTCGCCCGCGGACACCGGGTGACCGTGATCGGCGCGGGCGACGGAGTCGATCGGCGCACCTACAACGAGCCGCCGTCGGCCAGGATCGGAGAGGCGTTTCCGGAAGTCGTGCACGCCGCCAGGGCGGAGCACTTCCTGTGCGGACTGGCGCCCGACGTGGTCCACGACCATTCGCTCGCCGGGCCGTTGTGCGCGCCGGCACGTACGGCTCCCACCGTGGTCACCTGTCATGGCAACGTCCGGGGCGAACTCGGCGCCTACTACCGGGCCCTCGGCACCGCCGTCAACCTCGTCGCCATCTCCTGGTCGCAGCGGGCGAGCGCACCTGACCTCAATTGGGTCGCGCAGGTGCACAATTCCGTAGACTTCGCCACGTTCCCGTTCCGCGCGAGCAAGGAGGAATGGGTCCTGTGGTTGGGCCGACTGCATCCCGACAAGGGCGCCCACCTGGCCATCGAGGCTGCCTGGGCGGCCGGCCGGTCCATCGTCCTCGCGGGCAAGCAGACGGAAAGAGCCGAACAGGCGTACTTCCGGGAGTACGTCATGCCGCTGCTCGGCCAGGCGGCGCAGTACATAGGCGAGGCTGACGCCGCGCTGAAGCGTGACCTGCTGTCCCGAGCCCGTTGCCTGGTGTTCCCGGTGCAGTGGGAGGAGCCGTTCGGCATGGTCATGATCGAGGCAATGGCCTGCGGCACACCGGTGGTGGGACTGAGCAGGGGTGCGGTTCCCGAGGTCGTCCTGGACGGGGTGACGGGCCGTGTCCGTCACGAGGTCGGGCAGCTCCCGCTCGCCATCGAGGAGGCCGGGAGCCTGGAACCGGCGGCCGTGCGCGCCTACGCGCTGCAACGCTTCGACGTCCCGGTGATGACCGAGGCCTACGAACGCGTGTACCAGCAGGTCTTCGCGCGGATGCATGGCCCGGGCCGTCCGGCGGGACGGGAAGGGTGA
- a CDS encoding general stress protein, with product MSVPRTAGPHKVVLATYSGYDAAQHAVDVLARHDFPIAHVTIVGCDLRWEEKVLGRWGLGRALVSGAGTGGWIGLLIGLIFAIFSPWAGWAVGSSIVLGLIFGLVWGAISHVVQHRAFASMPAVVADHYDILVDPEFADEARRVLTHAREAAALR from the coding sequence GTGAGCGTCCCGAGAACAGCAGGGCCCCACAAGGTGGTGCTGGCCACCTACAGCGGCTACGACGCGGCCCAGCACGCCGTGGACGTCCTGGCCCGCCACGATTTCCCGATCGCACACGTCACCATCGTGGGCTGCGATCTGCGGTGGGAGGAGAAGGTGCTCGGGCGATGGGGCCTCGGCAGAGCACTCGTCAGCGGCGCGGGTACCGGCGGCTGGATCGGTCTTCTCATCGGCTTGATATTCGCGATCTTCAGCCCGTGGGCCGGATGGGCCGTCGGCTCCTCGATCGTGCTCGGGTTGATCTTCGGCCTCGTCTGGGGTGCGATCAGTCACGTGGTGCAGCACCGGGCGTTCGCCTCGATGCCTGCGGTCGTCGCCGACCACTACGACATCCTCGTCGACCCGGAGTTCGCCGACGAGGCCCGGCGCGTGCTCACGCACGCTCGTGAGGCCGCTGCGCTCAGGTGA
- a CDS encoding IS3 family transposase, translated as MQTELLNRRRWNTRIELANAIFEYLEIFHNGQRRHSALGMQHPGRIRDALRKHAAGITANHADSTEPEVHQSLHQTRSASAGHRGRRVTRARVLGPSSARACFSSAQ; from the coding sequence ATGCAAACCGAACTGCTCAATCGGCGGCGGTGGAACACCCGCATCGAGTTGGCGAACGCGATCTTCGAGTATCTGGAGATCTTCCACAACGGCCAACGACGTCACAGCGCCCTGGGGATGCAGCACCCCGGTCGAATACGAGATGCTCTACGCAAACATGCAGCTGGCATTACGGCCAACCACGCCGACTCCACCGAACCCGAGGTACATCAGAGCCTCCATCAGACCCGGAGCGCTTCAGCCGGCCATCGCGGTCGGCGAGTGACCAGAGCGCGGGTGCTCGGGCCCTCGAGTGCCCGCGCGTGCTTTTCCTCGGCACAGTAA
- a CDS encoding ATP-binding protein: MTTTTPIRPRERDALLQSLRAGVVPRVGQRHVQVGRAPEVQALVTDIDRIAGGGSAVRFVIGDFGAGKTFFLHLVRSIALEKKLVTLHADLNPDRRLHSTGGQARSLYAELMRNMATRAKPDGGALPAVVERFVSTALAEAQQVGANPGQVIRTRLAHLAEMTGGYDFAEVVGAYWRGHDTGDEQLKAAAVRWLRAEYSTKTEARSALGVRTIIDDATFHDHLKLMSRFVRLAGYDGMLVCLDEMVNLYKLASTQARNANYEQILRILNDTLQGTAAHLGFVFGGTPEFLTDSRRGLNSYAALQSRLAENSFARDGLVDYSGPVLRLTALTPEDLYVLLTKIRHVYAFGDPSRYLVADDALPAFMHHCSSRVGDAYFRTPRTTIKAFCDLLAVLEQNPGADWRRILPSVELDQESNPDLGPLEEDEDPALRASVTQPGAFDDDDLASFRL; encoded by the coding sequence GTGACCACGACGACCCCGATCCGCCCCCGCGAGCGTGATGCCCTCCTCCAGTCGCTGCGAGCAGGCGTAGTCCCTCGGGTCGGCCAGCGGCATGTGCAGGTGGGCCGCGCCCCCGAGGTCCAGGCTCTGGTGACCGACATCGATCGAATCGCCGGTGGTGGTTCGGCCGTGCGTTTCGTCATCGGCGACTTCGGCGCGGGCAAGACCTTCTTCCTGCACCTGGTGCGGTCCATCGCCCTGGAGAAGAAACTGGTCACCCTTCACGCCGATCTCAACCCCGACCGCCGCCTGCACTCCACCGGCGGCCAGGCGCGCAGCCTCTATGCCGAGCTGATGCGCAACATGGCCACCAGAGCCAAGCCCGACGGCGGGGCACTTCCCGCGGTCGTCGAGAGGTTCGTCTCTACGGCACTGGCCGAGGCCCAGCAGGTCGGCGCCAACCCCGGGCAGGTCATCCGTACGCGCCTGGCCCACCTGGCGGAGATGACCGGAGGGTACGACTTCGCCGAGGTTGTCGGCGCCTACTGGCGCGGGCACGACACCGGTGACGAGCAGCTGAAGGCCGCCGCAGTGCGCTGGCTGCGCGCCGAATACTCCACCAAGACCGAGGCCAGGTCCGCGCTCGGCGTCCGGACGATCATCGATGACGCGACCTTTCACGACCACCTCAAGCTGATGAGCCGGTTCGTGCGCCTGGCTGGATACGACGGCATGCTGGTGTGCCTGGATGAGATGGTCAACCTCTACAAGCTGGCCTCCACGCAGGCCCGCAACGCCAACTACGAGCAGATCCTGCGCATCCTCAACGACACACTGCAGGGCACGGCCGCGCACCTGGGCTTCGTGTTCGGCGGCACCCCCGAGTTCCTCACCGACTCCCGCCGCGGGCTCAACAGCTATGCCGCACTCCAGTCGCGACTGGCGGAGAACTCTTTCGCCAGGGACGGGCTGGTGGACTACTCCGGGCCGGTGCTCCGTCTCACCGCCCTGACTCCGGAGGACCTCTACGTCCTGCTCACTAAAATCCGGCACGTCTACGCCTTCGGCGACCCGTCCCGTTATCTCGTCGCGGACGACGCGCTGCCGGCGTTCATGCACCACTGCTCCAGCCGCGTCGGTGACGCCTACTTCCGCACGCCGCGAACGACGATCAAAGCCTTCTGCGACCTGCTGGCCGTACTGGAGCAGAATCCCGGAGCGGACTGGCGGCGGATTCTCCCCTCGGTCGAGCTGGACCAGGAGAGCAACCCAGATCTGGGCCCGCTCGAAGAAGACGAGGATCCCGCCCTGCGGGCATCGGTGACCCAGCCAGGAGCTTTCGATGACGACGACCTCGCCTCCTTCCGGCTCTGA
- a CDS encoding DUF6461 domain-containing protein, with product MLRRLGAALEHIRLIGLDEYPDSSRTEIVVARRVGDWTIVIEECGWRGVQREVIGELSRDGGEAVAVMRHDYAARHDCAYALGGELVTGFDPSRPGTRWGTAPDWLNRHLRELGIDPASDDWIDNAIQAVLALAGRISRVMVTPAHAERPVLGAAIPR from the coding sequence GTGCTCCGGCGCCTGGGCGCCGCCCTGGAACACATCCGCCTGATCGGCCTGGATGAGTACCCCGATTCCAGCCGTACCGAGATCGTCGTGGCGCGGCGGGTGGGGGACTGGACCATCGTGATCGAGGAGTGCGGCTGGCGCGGAGTGCAACGCGAGGTCATCGGTGAGCTGTCCCGCGATGGCGGCGAGGCCGTCGCGGTGATGCGACACGATTACGCCGCCCGTCACGACTGCGCCTACGCCCTCGGCGGTGAGCTCGTCACCGGTTTCGATCCGAGCCGGCCCGGAACCCGGTGGGGCACTGCACCCGACTGGCTCAACCGGCATCTTCGCGAGCTCGGCATCGACCCAGCCTCCGACGACTGGATCGACAACGCCATCCAGGCCGTTCTGGCGCTCGCCGGCCGAATCTCCCGGGTCATGGTCACACCCGCGCACGCCGAGCGTCCCGTTCTCGGTGCCGCGATCCCCCGTTGA
- a CDS encoding DEAD/DEAH box helicase: MTTTSPPSGSDAFQLLHPKVQRWIWQQDWPELRPAQEAAAAPVLAGETDVLIAAATASGKTEAAFLPICSALTADPPQTGGFAAIYISPLKALINDQYGRLDELCEHLDIPVARWHGDVGASGKSKLLERPRGILLITPESLEAMFVLRGWKIRDLAGALRYVIIDEMHSFMGTERGAQLQSLMHRLDLAARRRVPRIGLSATLGDMRAAADFLRPGSGDKVTVIVSDADGQELQLQVRGYLETQPNLSALDRTADEDAEQQTGEEDSGDRIAIADHLFTTLRGSHNLIFANSRGAVEEYTDLLSRRCDQAGVPNEFVPHHGNLSKDIREHAESRLKDRARPVTAVCTSTLEMGIDIGSVSSVAQVGAPPGVAALRQRLGRSGRRGGPAILRVYIRERELSPTLHPAEELRAQLVQTIATIELLLQRWYEPPHGTALHLSTLVQQTLSLIAQHGGITPNDAYRTLCVQGPFRLVDAATFAALLRDLGNATIIRQETDGLLLHGDAGEKLVNHYTFYAAFAAPTEYRIVHGGRTLGSLPIEQSLPEGALLIFAGRRWRVLAVDARAKVIEVARASGGRPPRFTGAGPEVHDRIRTEMRRVYQDTAVPTYLDATAQRLLEQGRAGYRRFGLEARPIVGYGNDTLLFPFCGDAIMTTIALTLHSRGVTVERQGLALALSEITPQTTADLLRELSESELPAATELARLIPDKRIDKYDESIGEELLARSFAARRLDVPGARNVISRFAEQAAIARFA, encoded by the coding sequence ATGACGACGACCTCGCCTCCTTCCGGCTCTGACGCTTTCCAACTGCTGCACCCCAAGGTGCAACGGTGGATCTGGCAGCAGGACTGGCCCGAGCTTCGCCCTGCCCAGGAGGCGGCGGCCGCTCCCGTGCTCGCGGGTGAGACAGACGTGCTCATCGCCGCGGCAACCGCCTCGGGGAAGACCGAGGCCGCGTTCCTGCCCATCTGCTCGGCGCTGACCGCAGATCCACCGCAGACCGGTGGGTTCGCCGCGATCTACATCAGCCCGCTCAAAGCGTTGATCAACGACCAGTACGGCAGGCTCGATGAGCTGTGCGAACACCTGGACATCCCGGTGGCCCGATGGCACGGGGACGTCGGCGCCAGTGGCAAAAGCAAGCTCCTCGAGCGGCCGCGGGGCATCCTCCTGATCACCCCCGAATCGCTGGAGGCGATGTTCGTCCTGCGCGGGTGGAAGATACGCGACCTGGCCGGTGCCCTGCGCTACGTCATCATCGACGAGATGCACTCGTTCATGGGAACCGAGCGTGGGGCACAACTGCAATCCCTCATGCACCGGCTCGACCTGGCCGCCCGCCGCCGCGTTCCGCGGATCGGGTTGTCGGCCACACTCGGAGACATGCGCGCGGCGGCGGATTTCCTCCGGCCCGGCAGCGGGGACAAGGTCACCGTGATCGTGTCGGACGCCGACGGTCAAGAGCTTCAGTTGCAGGTGCGCGGCTACCTCGAAACGCAGCCCAACCTCTCTGCCCTGGACAGAACCGCCGATGAGGACGCGGAGCAACAGACGGGAGAGGAGGACTCAGGGGACCGGATCGCCATCGCCGATCACCTGTTCACGACCCTGCGCGGCTCCCACAACCTGATCTTCGCGAATTCCCGGGGCGCTGTGGAAGAGTACACCGACCTGCTCAGCCGTCGATGCGACCAGGCGGGCGTGCCGAACGAGTTCGTCCCGCACCACGGAAACCTCTCCAAGGACATCCGCGAGCATGCCGAGTCCCGCCTCAAGGACCGTGCCCGGCCGGTCACCGCCGTCTGCACCTCCACCTTGGAAATGGGGATCGACATCGGATCGGTCTCGTCGGTCGCCCAGGTCGGAGCGCCCCCCGGGGTCGCCGCCCTGCGTCAGCGCCTCGGACGTTCCGGGCGACGAGGAGGGCCGGCGATCCTGCGGGTCTACATCCGCGAGCGTGAGCTGTCACCAACGCTGCACCCAGCCGAGGAACTTCGCGCTCAGCTCGTGCAGACCATCGCGACGATCGAGCTTCTGCTACAGCGCTGGTACGAACCCCCACACGGAACGGCGCTGCATCTGTCCACCCTGGTGCAGCAGACCCTCTCACTGATCGCCCAACACGGCGGCATCACCCCGAACGACGCCTACCGAACGCTCTGCGTCCAGGGGCCGTTCCGGCTGGTCGACGCGGCGACCTTCGCCGCCCTGCTACGCGACCTCGGTAACGCGACGATCATCCGGCAGGAGACCGACGGCCTCCTTCTCCACGGTGACGCGGGGGAGAAGCTCGTCAACCACTACACCTTCTACGCCGCCTTCGCGGCGCCCACCGAATACCGCATCGTGCATGGGGGACGGACTCTCGGAAGCCTGCCCATCGAACAGTCACTCCCCGAAGGCGCTCTGCTGATCTTCGCGGGCCGGCGCTGGCGAGTCCTCGCCGTCGACGCGCGGGCGAAGGTCATCGAGGTCGCGCGAGCATCAGGCGGTCGCCCGCCACGATTCACGGGAGCAGGCCCGGAGGTACACGACCGCATTAGGACCGAGATGCGGCGCGTTTACCAGGACACCGCTGTTCCGACCTATCTGGATGCGACCGCTCAGCGCCTTTTAGAGCAGGGCCGCGCCGGCTACCGCCGCTTCGGCCTGGAAGCCAGGCCGATCGTGGGCTACGGGAACGACACCCTGCTCTTCCCGTTCTGCGGTGACGCGATCATGACGACGATCGCGCTTACCCTGCATAGCAGGGGAGTCACTGTGGAACGACAGGGTCTGGCACTGGCGCTGTCCGAAATAACGCCGCAGACCACCGCCGACCTACTGAGAGAACTGAGCGAATCCGAGCTACCCGCAGCGACCGAGCTCGCTCGGCTAATTCCTGACAAGAGGATCGACAAGTACGACGAATCGATCGGCGAGGAACTCTTAGCCCGCTCTTTCGCCGCCCGTCGGCTTGATGTTCCCGGTGCCCGAAACGTGATCAGTCGTTTCGCTGAGCAGGCCGCCATCGCTCGTTTCGCGTGA
- a CDS encoding DUF2795 domain-containing protein: MTVDDIIREALSSVDFPADKQSLVQQAADAGASEQALRLLRALPLGTYANKAEVLRSVPRDPDEEEGLSPAELARRARERTGEGRGRVAEHLREPKS; the protein is encoded by the coding sequence GTGACCGTCGACGACATCATCCGCGAGGCCCTGTCCAGCGTGGACTTCCCCGCGGACAAACAGTCGCTCGTCCAGCAGGCGGCCGACGCCGGCGCTTCCGAACAGGCGCTGCGGCTGCTGCGGGCATTACCGCTCGGCACATACGCCAACAAGGCGGAGGTGCTGCGATCCGTCCCCCGGGATCCCGACGAGGAAGAGGGACTCTCACCGGCCGAACTCGCGCGCAGGGCCCGAGAACGCACCGGCGAGGGCCGGGGACGGGTGGCCGAGCACCTGCGGGAGCCCAAATCGTGA
- the dnaK gene encoding molecular chaperone DnaK, with the protein MAKAVGIDLGTTNSVIATTEDAHPTVVPNAEGSRTTPSVVAFTDQGEVLVGQMARRQAILNPKGTIYSAKRFIGRKFDEVQSEIKAVSFDVVPGPDGAVRFKVRDKLYAPEEISAFVLRKLASDAGKFLGEKVSEAVVTVPAYFNDAQRQATKDAGKIAGLEVLRIINEPTAAALAYGLDKKGNETVLVFDLGGGTFDVSVLDIGEGVIEVRATSGDTHLGGDDFDRRIVDHLADEFHKQQGIDLRRDPQALQRLFEAAEKAKVELSAVTQTQVSLPFITADATGPKHLNTTLMRSTFEQITHDLLERCRGPVEQAMADAKLTTNDLDEVILVGGSTRMPAVQQLVRRLTGKDPNMTVNPDEVVAVGAAVQAAIIKGELKDVVLLDVTPLSLGVETLGGLMTKIIERNTTIPARRTETFSTAEDNQSAVDIVILQGERERAADNRVLGRFRLENIRPAPRGVPQIEVTFDIDANGILNVSAKDKDTGAEQRITISESSNLDKSEIDRMIADAERHRNEDAQLRAATDARNELDSAAYQVERRLSELGDAVPVHEKARAEQLIMEARQAIKEEVPVDRLRGLTAELQQVYHGLGMTASAAQAQSQAQTQGPSQAGPGQAAAGSSDEDVIDAEFTSSE; encoded by the coding sequence ATGGCCAAGGCGGTGGGCATCGACCTCGGCACGACGAACTCGGTCATCGCGACCACCGAGGACGCGCATCCGACGGTCGTCCCGAACGCCGAGGGGTCGCGCACGACTCCGTCGGTGGTGGCCTTCACGGACCAGGGCGAGGTGCTGGTGGGCCAGATGGCCAGACGCCAGGCGATCCTCAACCCGAAGGGCACGATCTATTCGGCCAAGCGCTTCATCGGGCGCAAGTTCGACGAGGTGCAGAGCGAGATCAAGGCGGTCTCGTTCGACGTCGTGCCGGGCCCGGACGGCGCCGTGCGGTTCAAGGTGCGCGACAAGCTGTACGCGCCGGAGGAGATCTCCGCCTTCGTGCTGCGCAAACTGGCCTCGGACGCCGGGAAGTTCCTGGGGGAGAAGGTCAGCGAGGCCGTCGTCACGGTGCCCGCGTACTTCAACGACGCGCAGCGGCAGGCCACAAAGGACGCCGGCAAGATCGCTGGCCTGGAGGTCCTGCGGATCATCAACGAGCCGACCGCGGCGGCCCTGGCATACGGCCTGGACAAGAAGGGCAACGAGACCGTTCTCGTGTTCGACCTGGGCGGGGGCACGTTCGACGTCAGCGTCCTCGACATCGGCGAGGGGGTCATCGAGGTCCGCGCCACCTCGGGCGACACTCACCTGGGCGGCGACGACTTCGACCGGCGCATCGTCGACCACCTGGCCGACGAGTTCCACAAGCAGCAGGGCATCGACCTGCGGCGCGATCCGCAGGCCCTCCAGCGGCTGTTCGAGGCCGCGGAGAAGGCCAAGGTGGAGCTGTCGGCGGTCACCCAGACGCAGGTCAGCCTGCCGTTCATCACGGCCGACGCGACCGGCCCCAAACACCTGAACACGACGCTCATGCGCTCGACCTTCGAGCAGATCACCCACGACCTGCTCGAACGCTGCCGGGGCCCGGTGGAGCAGGCCATGGCCGACGCGAAGCTGACGACGAACGACCTCGACGAGGTGATCCTCGTCGGCGGCTCCACCCGCATGCCGGCCGTGCAGCAACTCGTGCGGCGGCTGACGGGCAAGGACCCGAACATGACGGTCAACCCGGACGAGGTCGTGGCCGTCGGCGCGGCCGTCCAGGCGGCCATCATCAAGGGCGAGCTGAAGGACGTCGTGCTGCTGGACGTCACGCCGCTGTCGCTCGGCGTCGAGACGCTCGGCGGCCTGATGACGAAGATCATCGAGCGGAACACCACGATCCCGGCCCGCCGCACGGAGACGTTCAGCACCGCGGAGGACAACCAGTCGGCCGTGGACATCGTCATCCTGCAGGGCGAGCGCGAGCGCGCCGCGGACAACCGGGTGCTCGGCCGGTTCCGGCTGGAGAACATCCGGCCCGCCCCGCGCGGGGTGCCGCAGATCGAGGTCACCTTCGACATCGACGCCAACGGCATATTGAACGTCTCCGCCAAGGACAAGGACACCGGCGCCGAGCAGCGCATCACGATCAGCGAGAGCTCCAACCTGGACAAGAGCGAGATCGACCGGATGATCGCCGATGCGGAGCGGCACCGCAACGAGGACGCGCAGCTTCGTGCCGCGACCGACGCCCGTAACGAGCTGGACTCTGCCGCCTACCAGGTCGAGCGCCGGCTGTCGGAGCTGGGCGACGCGGTCCCGGTGCACGAGAAGGCACGGGCCGAGCAGCTGATCATGGAAGCGCGTCAGGCGATCAAGGAGGAGGTGCCCGTCGACCGGCTGCGCGGCCTGACAGCGGAGCTGCAGCAGGTCTACCACGGCCTCGGCATGACGGCGTCCGCCGCCCAGGCCCAGAGCCAGGCCCAGACCCAGGGGCCGTCTCAGGCCGGGCCCGGCCAGGCCGCCGCCGGCTCCTCGGACGAGGACGTCATCGACGCCGAGTTCACCAGCTCCGAATAG